The Streptococcus mitis genomic sequence CTACAACAGCTTGTTACTATGGCTTGAAAATCATCAAAGAATTGGGGCTTCCAACTTCTAAGAAAGTCCGCTTCATCGTCGGAACAGACGAAGAATCAGGCTGGGCAGATATGGACTACTACTTCGAGCACGTAGGACTTGCCAAGCCAGACTTTGGTTTCTCTCCAGACGCTGAGTTCCCTATCATCAACGGTGAAAAAGGAAATATTACTGAATACCTCCACTTTGCAGGTGAAAATGCAGGTGATGCCCGTCTTCATAGCTTCACAGGTGGTTTGCGTGAAAATATGGTGCCTGAATCAGCAACAGCGGTTGTTTCAGGAGATTTGACTGACTTGCAAGCTAAACTAGATGCTTTTGTTGCAGAACACAAACTTAGAGGAGAACTCCAAGAAGAAAACGGCCAATACAAGGTGACGATCATTGGTAAATCAGCCCACGGTGCTATGCCTGCTTCAGGTGTCAATGGTGCAACCTACCTAGCTCTCTTCCTCAGCCAGTTTGACTTTGCTGGTCCATCCAAAGACTACCTTGACATCGCTGGTAAGATTCTCTTGAACGACCATGAGGGTGAAAATCTCAAGATTGCCCATGTGGATGAAAAGATGGGTACTCTTTCTATGAATGCGGGTGTCTTCCGCTTCGATGAAACAAGTGCTGATAATACCATTGCCCTTAATATCCGCTATCCAAAAGGAACAAGTCCAGAGCAAATCAAGTCAATCCTTGAAAACTTGCCAGTTGCTTCTGTTAGCCTCTCTGAACATGGACATACGCCTCACTACGTGCCAATGGAAGATCCACTTGTGCAAACCTTGTTGAATGTTTATGAAAAACAAACTGGCCTTAAAGGTCATGAGCAAGTCATCGGTGGTGGAACCTTTGGTCGCTTGCTCGAACGAGGTGTTGCCTACGGTGCTATGTTCCCAGACTCGATTGATACCATGCACCAAGCCAATGAATTTATCGCCTTGGATGATCTCTTCCGAGCAGCAGCAATTTATGCCGAAGCTATTTATGAATTGATCAAATAAAACGATAGAAGTCTGAGATCTTATGCTTAGACTTCTTTTTGGAGGGAAAGTAGATGTCTCAAATTGAAAGAATCAAGCAGGCTATTATGGCGGATCCACAGAATG encodes the following:
- the pepV gene encoding dipeptidase PepV, which produces MTAIDFTAEVEKRKEDLLADLFSLLEINSERDDSKADAQHPFGPGPVKALEKFLEIADRDGYPTKNVDNYAGHFEFGDGEEVLGIFAHMDVVPAGSGWDTDPYTPTIKDGRLYARGASDDKGPTTACYYGLKIIKELGLPTSKKVRFIVGTDEESGWADMDYYFEHVGLAKPDFGFSPDAEFPIINGEKGNITEYLHFAGENAGDARLHSFTGGLRENMVPESATAVVSGDLTDLQAKLDAFVAEHKLRGELQEENGQYKVTIIGKSAHGAMPASGVNGATYLALFLSQFDFAGPSKDYLDIAGKILLNDHEGENLKIAHVDEKMGTLSMNAGVFRFDETSADNTIALNIRYPKGTSPEQIKSILENLPVASVSLSEHGHTPHYVPMEDPLVQTLLNVYEKQTGLKGHEQVIGGGTFGRLLERGVAYGAMFPDSIDTMHQANEFIALDDLFRAAAIYAEAIYELIK